The proteins below come from a single Streptomyces sp. B3I8 genomic window:
- a CDS encoding zinc-binding alcohol dehydrogenase, with the protein MEITERAELTARAFWLRQPGQGEIRELELPAPGEGEVLVRALYSGVSRGTETLVFRGGVPGNQYGAMRAPFQDGDFPAPVKYGYLSVGVVERGPDDLVGRNVFCLFPHQTRYVVPVSAVTLVPESVPAGRAVLAGTVETAVNALWDAAPLLGDRVAVVGGGMVGCSVAALLARFPGVRVQLVDADPARADVARALGVDFAAPADALGECDLVVHASASEAGARRSLELLAHEGTLIEMSWYGDRIVGLPLGEAFHSRRLTVRSSQVGTVSPRARSGRTYGDRLALALDLLADPAFDALISGDSPFEELPELLPRLASGALGGLCHRVTYG; encoded by the coding sequence ATGGAAATCACGGAACGCGCGGAACTCACCGCACGGGCGTTCTGGCTGCGGCAGCCGGGACAGGGCGAGATCCGAGAGCTCGAACTCCCCGCGCCGGGGGAGGGAGAGGTGCTCGTCCGGGCGCTGTATTCCGGGGTCAGCCGGGGCACCGAGACCCTCGTCTTCCGGGGCGGCGTGCCCGGTAACCAGTACGGCGCCATGCGCGCGCCCTTCCAGGACGGCGACTTCCCCGCCCCGGTCAAGTACGGCTACCTCAGCGTCGGGGTCGTCGAGCGCGGGCCCGACGACCTGGTGGGGCGGAACGTCTTCTGCCTCTTCCCGCACCAGACGCGGTACGTCGTCCCCGTCTCCGCCGTCACCCTCGTGCCCGAGAGCGTGCCCGCCGGGCGGGCCGTGCTCGCGGGGACCGTCGAGACCGCCGTCAACGCGCTGTGGGACGCCGCGCCGTTGCTCGGCGACCGCGTCGCCGTGGTGGGGGGCGGGATGGTCGGGTGCAGCGTCGCCGCGCTCCTCGCCCGGTTCCCGGGCGTGCGCGTCCAGCTCGTCGACGCGGATCCGGCGCGGGCCGACGTCGCCCGCGCGCTCGGCGTGGACTTCGCCGCACCGGCGGACGCGCTCGGCGAGTGCGACCTCGTCGTGCACGCCAGCGCCAGCGAGGCGGGAGCACGACGCTCCCTCGAACTGCTCGCGCACGAGGGCACGCTGATCGAGATGAGCTGGTACGGGGACCGGATCGTCGGGCTGCCGCTCGGCGAGGCGTTCCACTCCCGGCGGCTCACCGTGCGCAGCAGCCAGGTCGGCACGGTGTCGCCCCGGGCGCGGTCGGGGCGGACGTACGGCGACCGGCTCGCCCTCGCCCTCGACCTGCTCGCCGACCCCGCCTTCGACGCGCTCATCAGCGGGGACAGCCCGTTCGAGGAGCTGCCGGAACTGTTGCCCCGGCTCGCCTCGGGCGCGCTGGGCGGGCTTTGTCATCGGGTGACGTACGGCTGA
- a CDS encoding 6-carboxytetrahydropterin synthase, with product MFSITVRDHLMIAHSFRGEVFGPAQRLHGATFLVDATFRRPELDDDNIVVDIGLATQELGAVVAELNYRNLDNEPDFAETNTSTEFLAKVVADRLARRIEDGRLGEGARGLTGLTVTLHESHIAWASYERAL from the coding sequence TTGTTCAGCATCACGGTCCGCGATCACCTGATGATCGCCCACAGCTTCCGCGGCGAGGTCTTCGGCCCCGCACAGCGACTGCACGGAGCGACGTTCCTCGTGGACGCCACCTTCCGCCGCCCCGAGCTGGACGACGACAACATCGTCGTCGACATCGGACTGGCCACGCAGGAACTCGGCGCCGTCGTCGCCGAGCTGAACTACCGCAACCTCGACAACGAGCCCGACTTCGCCGAGACCAACACCTCGACGGAGTTCCTCGCGAAGGTCGTCGCGGACCGGCTGGCCCGGCGCATCGAGGACGGGCGGCTCGGCGAGGGGGCCCGCGGGCTGACCGGACTCACCGTCACCCTGCACGAGTCGCACATCGCCTGGGCGAGTTACGAGCGTGCGCTGTGA
- a CDS encoding glycosyltransferase family 4 protein, whose translation MSDVIIDRSAPTAQTAPTAQTMQTAPVAPTASVAPTAVPVAPTARPTLDYVPVQHAALTNAEIIPMSLHTLHFVLPAGVDDPARPSGGNAYDRRICLDLPGFGWQVVKHTVGGDWPDPGADGRAALARTLRELPDDTVVLLDGLVACGVPEVVVPEAGRLRLAVLVHLPLGDETGLEADVAAALDAKERETLRAVSAVIGTSDWAVRRLVSHHGLAPDRVHVAAPGADIAPLASGTDGLSQLLCVASVTPRKGQHRLVEALATATDLPWSCVCVGSLTQDPEYVAGVRELITAYGLGDRFHLVGPRSGAALDASYAAADLMVLASYAETYGMAVTEALARGIPVLATDVGGLPEAVGRAPDGGVPGILVPPEDPAALAAELRGWFGEADVRRRLKAAARGRRAALDGWATTARSLAGVFGRLRPESREAA comes from the coding sequence GTGAGCGACGTGATCATCGACCGGAGCGCCCCGACGGCCCAGACAGCCCCGACGGCGCAGACGATGCAGACGGCTCCGGTGGCGCCGACGGCTTCGGTGGCCCCGACGGCAGTTCCCGTGGCCCCGACGGCCCGTCCCACGCTGGACTACGTCCCCGTCCAGCACGCCGCCCTCACGAACGCCGAGATCATCCCCATGTCCCTGCACACCCTGCACTTCGTGCTGCCGGCCGGCGTCGACGACCCCGCCAGGCCCAGCGGCGGCAACGCCTACGACCGCCGGATCTGCCTCGACCTCCCCGGCTTCGGCTGGCAGGTCGTCAAGCACACCGTCGGCGGCGACTGGCCCGACCCCGGCGCCGACGGCCGCGCCGCCCTCGCCCGCACCCTGCGCGAACTGCCCGACGACACCGTCGTGCTGCTCGACGGGCTGGTCGCCTGCGGCGTCCCCGAGGTGGTCGTCCCCGAGGCCGGGCGGCTCCGCCTCGCCGTCCTCGTCCACCTCCCGCTCGGCGACGAGACCGGGCTCGAAGCCGACGTCGCCGCCGCGCTCGACGCCAAGGAGCGCGAGACGCTGCGTGCCGTGTCCGCCGTGATCGGCACCAGCGACTGGGCCGTGCGCCGGCTCGTCTCCCACCACGGGCTCGCCCCCGACCGCGTGCACGTCGCCGCCCCCGGCGCCGACATCGCCCCCCTCGCCTCCGGCACTGACGGCCTCTCGCAACTGCTGTGCGTCGCCTCCGTCACCCCGCGCAAGGGGCAGCACCGGCTGGTCGAGGCGCTCGCGACCGCCACCGACCTGCCGTGGAGCTGCGTGTGCGTCGGCTCGCTCACACAGGACCCCGAGTACGTCGCCGGGGTACGGGAGCTGATCACCGCGTACGGGCTCGGCGACCGGTTCCACCTCGTCGGGCCGCGCTCCGGCGCCGCGCTCGACGCCAGTTACGCCGCCGCCGACCTGATGGTTCTCGCCTCCTACGCCGAGACCTACGGCATGGCCGTCACCGAGGCGCTCGCCCGGGGCATCCCCGTCCTCGCCACCGACGTGGGCGGGCTGCCCGAAGCGGTGGGGCGGGCCCCGGACGGCGGGGTGCCCGGCATCCTCGTACCGCCGGAGGACCCCGCCGCGCTCGCCGCCGAGCTGCGCGGATGGTTCGGCGAGGCCGACGTGCGGCGCCGGCTGAAGGCCGCCGCCCGTGGCCGCCGGGCCGCGCTGGACGGCTGGGCCACCACCGCGCGCAGCCTCGCGGGGGTCTTCGGGCGGCTGCGGCCCGAGTCCCGGGAGGCGGCGTGA
- a CDS encoding class I SAM-dependent methyltransferase: MGADAGAGPGGSLSVGPASGAGPVDGESDVPRYAPQWLRLREPADADARARELLDPLRIRLANRPGRRGAGTVVHDLGCGTGSMGRWLAPRLDGPQHWFLHDHDPYLLHFAAVGAPRSAADGSRIEVTTQRGDLARLTADALAGASLVTASALLDVLTREEIGTLAAACVEAGVPALLTLSVVGRVELTPSHPLDPEIAAAFDAHQRRGELLGPDAVTAACEAFGRLGATVRVQPSPWRLGAEHKELAGEWLRGWVGAAVEQRPELAARADTYLRERLAQCEGGELRVVVGHSDVLALPGASGASGASGASGASGASGAREDSGAGEVS; this comes from the coding sequence ATGGGTGCGGACGCGGGGGCGGGGCCCGGCGGATCGCTTTCCGTCGGTCCCGCGTCCGGTGCCGGGCCCGTCGACGGTGAGTCGGACGTGCCCCGCTACGCCCCCCAGTGGCTGCGGCTGCGCGAGCCCGCCGACGCCGACGCGCGCGCCCGGGAACTGCTGGATCCGCTGCGCATCCGGCTCGCCAACCGGCCCGGCCGGCGCGGCGCCGGGACCGTCGTGCACGACCTCGGCTGCGGCACCGGCTCCATGGGCCGCTGGCTGGCGCCCCGGCTCGACGGGCCCCAGCACTGGTTCCTCCACGACCACGACCCCTACCTGCTGCACTTCGCCGCAGTGGGAGCGCCCCGGTCCGCCGCCGACGGCAGCCGCATCGAGGTCACCACGCAGCGCGGCGACCTCGCCCGGCTCACCGCCGACGCCCTCGCCGGGGCCTCCCTCGTGACGGCGTCCGCACTGCTCGACGTGCTCACCCGCGAGGAGATCGGCACGCTCGCGGCGGCCTGCGTCGAGGCGGGCGTCCCCGCACTGCTGACGCTGTCGGTCGTCGGGCGGGTCGAGCTCACGCCCTCCCACCCGCTCGACCCGGAGATCGCCGCCGCGTTCGACGCCCACCAGCGCCGCGGCGAACTCCTCGGCCCCGACGCGGTCACCGCGGCCTGCGAGGCGTTCGGCAGGCTCGGTGCGACGGTGCGGGTGCAGCCGAGCCCGTGGCGGCTCGGGGCCGAGCACAAGGAACTGGCGGGCGAGTGGCTGCGCGGCTGGGTCGGCGCGGCCGTCGAGCAGCGACCGGAGCTGGCGGCGCGTGCGGATACGTATCTGCGGGAGCGGCTCGCCCAGTGCGAGGGCGGGGAGCTGCGGGTGGTCGTGGGGCACAGCGATGTGCTCGCACTGCCCGGTGCCTCCGGTGCCTCCGGTGCCTCCGGTGCCTCCGGTGCCTCCGGTGCGTCCGGTGCGCGGGAGGACTCGGGGGCGGGTGAGGTGTCATGA
- a CDS encoding creatininase family protein, which yields MERPEGTPADDTSAAPAVLTSTSPAGVAGVLPADTTEDVRRRGEGLPRQVAVLPVGSFEQHGPCLPLATDTLVACAIARAIAARYPVHLLPPVTIGCSHEHADWPGTVSISSVTLHAVVRDIAHSLRRSGVEALVLVNGHGGNYVLGNVVQESTAGTGPDMALFPAAEDWESARERAGVSTSLLTDMHAGEIETSLLLHCHPEMVRSGYETTDFVADDRRHLLTTGMAAYTESGVIGRPSLASAEKGERLLAALTDSFGPYFDLVTGAANPTA from the coding sequence ATGGAGAGGCCAGAAGGAACACCGGCGGACGACACCAGCGCCGCACCGGCCGTCCTCACGAGCACTTCACCGGCCGGCGTCGCGGGCGTCCTGCCGGCCGACACCACCGAGGACGTACGGCGCCGGGGCGAGGGCCTGCCGCGGCAGGTCGCCGTCCTTCCCGTCGGCAGTTTCGAACAGCACGGCCCCTGCCTGCCGTTGGCGACGGACACCCTGGTCGCCTGCGCGATCGCCCGCGCGATCGCCGCACGGTACCCGGTGCACCTCCTCCCCCCGGTGACGATCGGCTGTTCGCACGAGCACGCGGACTGGCCGGGCACGGTCAGCATTTCCTCCGTCACTCTCCACGCGGTGGTACGGGACATCGCGCACTCGTTGCGCCGCTCCGGTGTCGAGGCCCTGGTACTGGTCAACGGCCACGGCGGCAATTACGTGCTGGGCAATGTGGTGCAGGAATCCACCGCCGGCACGGGACCCGACATGGCGCTTTTCCCGGCTGCGGAGGACTGGGAATCGGCACGGGAACGGGCCGGTGTGAGCACCTCGTTGCTGACCGACATGCACGCGGGGGAAATCGAGACCTCCCTCCTCCTCCACTGTCATCCGGAGATGGTCCGCAGCGGATACGAGACCACCGATTTCGTCGCCGACGACCGCCGGCATCTGCTGACGACCGGTATGGCCGCCTACACGGAATCCGGGGTCATCGGCCGTCCCTCGCTCGCCTCGGCGGAGAAGGGCGAACGGCTGCTGGCCGCCCTGACCGACTCCTTCGGCCCGTACTTCGACCTGGTGACCGGTGCGGCGAATCCCACGGCGTGA
- the ribA gene encoding GTP cyclohydrolase II, with the protein MTDVVGEPVARVVKAPAGATGVTRVVNAPLHTKYGEFEAVGYQDNDRGDEQVALVYGDIQAEGMLVRLHSECLTGDAFGSTHCECGPQLTTALREIVAEGRGVLVYLRGHEGRGIGLLAKLRAMKLQSEGLDTVEANLALGLPVDARDYTVAAEMLRDLGVRSVRLLSNNPRKRESLERHGVKVETQVPLLIPPCENNITYLRTKRERMDHYLPHLDAVVQSS; encoded by the coding sequence ATGACAGACGTTGTCGGCGAACCGGTCGCGCGTGTGGTGAAAGCGCCGGCCGGCGCCACCGGGGTCACTCGCGTCGTGAATGCCCCGCTGCACACGAAGTACGGAGAGTTCGAAGCGGTCGGCTACCAGGACAACGACCGCGGTGACGAGCAAGTGGCCCTGGTGTACGGCGACATCCAGGCGGAGGGAATGCTCGTCCGGCTGCATTCCGAATGCCTCACGGGAGACGCGTTCGGTTCCACGCACTGCGAGTGCGGGCCCCAACTCACCACGGCTCTGCGGGAGATCGTGGCCGAGGGGCGGGGCGTGCTGGTGTATCTGCGCGGGCACGAGGGCCGGGGCATCGGACTGCTGGCGAAGCTGCGCGCGATGAAGCTCCAGTCGGAAGGGCTGGACACGGTCGAGGCGAACCTCGCGCTCGGACTGCCGGTGGACGCGCGGGACTACACGGTGGCCGCGGAGATGCTGCGGGACCTGGGGGTGCGGTCGGTGCGGCTGCTGTCCAACAACCCGCGCAAGCGGGAGTCGTTGGAGCGCCACGGGGTGAAGGTCGAGACGCAGGTGCCGCTGCTCATACCGCCGTGCGAGAACAACATCACGTACCTGCGCACGAAGCGGGAGCGCATGGACCACTACCTGCCGCATCTGGACGCGGTCGTGCAGTCCTCGTGA
- a CDS encoding PPOX class F420-dependent oxidoreductase, producing the protein MARNDATRNDAAQDDATQNALLALLAEQKGGVLVTLKRDGRPQLSNVGHVYYPDERLLRVSLTDDRAKTRNLRRDPRASYHVTTADRWAYAVAEGTADLTPVAADPYDDTVEELVRLYRDIQGEHPDWDDYRAAMVRDRRLVLRLRVERAYGIPKR; encoded by the coding sequence ATGGCCCGGAACGACGCCACACGGAACGATGCCGCGCAGGACGATGCCACGCAGAACGCCCTGCTCGCGCTGCTCGCCGAGCAGAAGGGCGGGGTGCTGGTCACCCTCAAGCGCGACGGACGGCCCCAGCTGTCCAATGTCGGCCATGTGTACTACCCGGACGAGCGGCTCCTCCGGGTCTCCCTCACCGACGACCGCGCCAAGACCCGTAACCTCCGGCGGGACCCGCGCGCCTCGTACCACGTGACGACGGCGGACCGGTGGGCGTACGCGGTCGCCGAGGGCACCGCCGACCTGACACCGGTCGCGGCGGACCCGTACGACGACACCGTCGAGGAACTGGTGCGCCTCTACCGCGACATCCAGGGCGAGCACCCCGACTGGGACGACTACCGCGCCGCGATGGTCCGCGACCGGCGGCTGGTGCTGCGCCTGCGGGTCGAGCGGGCGTACGGCATCCCGAAACGCTGA
- a CDS encoding NAD(P)-dependent oxidoreductase — protein sequence MTAVIDLSPDPAVIVMHTVGFLGLGVMGTPMALNLARAGTPLLVWNRTPHRTEPLRAAGAAVAASAAEVFAGADTVLLMLANDRAIDAVLERGTPAFAGRAAGRTVVNMGTTDPEYSRALAADVREAGGRYVEAPVSGSRVPAEQGRLVAMLAGDPEDVEDVAPVLAPMCHEVFACGPVPNALLMKLSVNLFLITQVTGLTEAFHFADRHHLDRRLFLDVLDAGPMASAVSRMKAPKLLHGDFAVQAAAADVLMNNRLIADAARARGVASPLLDACHALFAETVALGHGGEDMVAVLHALEDRTRGL from the coding sequence ATGACAGCCGTCATAGATCTGAGCCCCGACCCGGCGGTGATCGTGATGCACACGGTGGGATTCCTCGGCCTCGGCGTCATGGGCACCCCCATGGCCCTCAACCTGGCCCGCGCGGGCACCCCCCTCCTCGTCTGGAACCGCACGCCGCACCGGACGGAGCCGCTGCGGGCGGCCGGCGCGGCGGTCGCGGCCTCGGCCGCGGAGGTCTTTGCCGGGGCGGACACCGTCCTCCTCATGCTGGCGAACGACCGCGCCATCGACGCCGTACTGGAACGCGGCACCCCCGCCTTCGCCGGCCGCGCCGCCGGCCGCACGGTGGTGAACATGGGCACGACCGATCCGGAGTACTCCCGCGCTCTGGCGGCCGACGTCCGGGAGGCGGGCGGCCGCTATGTCGAGGCCCCCGTCTCCGGGTCGCGCGTCCCGGCCGAGCAGGGCCGTCTGGTGGCCATGCTGGCCGGGGACCCGGAGGACGTGGAGGACGTCGCTCCCGTCCTCGCGCCCATGTGCCACGAGGTGTTCGCCTGCGGCCCCGTACCGAACGCGCTGCTGATGAAACTGTCCGTGAACCTCTTCCTGATCACCCAGGTCACCGGTCTCACCGAGGCGTTCCACTTCGCGGACCGGCACCACCTCGACCGGCGGCTCTTCCTGGACGTCCTGGACGCGGGCCCCATGGCAAGCGCCGTCTCCCGTATGAAGGCGCCCAAGCTGCTGCACGGCGACTTCGCGGTGCAGGCGGCCGCCGCGGACGTCCTGATGAACAACCGCCTGATCGCCGACGCCGCCCGCGCGAGGGGCGTGGCCTCCCCGCTCCTCGACGCCTGCCACGCCCTGTTCGCCGAGACGGTCGCACTCGGCCACGGCGGCGAGGACATGGTGGCGGTCCTCCACGCCCTGGAGGACCGCACCCGCGGCCTCTGA
- a CDS encoding TetR/AcrR family transcriptional regulator, which produces MTESERGPRERMVFSAAQLVRRRGVAGAGMRDVVAHAHAPRGSLQHYFPGGKEQLVNEAVRWAGRYAARRVPRFMAGMAEPTPSGLLAAMVGQWTDEYAREGFAGGCPVAAATVGCAESVESTREAAAEAFGRWTGAVREALVGMGVPAGRAGGLAVVVVSAVEGAVVVARAERDVRALEAVVGELGPVLDAARGGGGGG; this is translated from the coding sequence ATGACGGAGTCCGAGCGGGGGCCCCGGGAGCGGATGGTGTTCAGTGCCGCTCAGCTCGTCCGGCGGCGCGGAGTGGCCGGGGCGGGGATGCGGGACGTCGTGGCGCACGCCCACGCGCCGCGCGGGTCGCTCCAGCACTACTTCCCGGGCGGGAAGGAACAGCTCGTCAACGAGGCGGTGCGGTGGGCCGGGCGGTACGCGGCGAGGCGCGTCCCGCGGTTCATGGCGGGGATGGCGGAGCCGACGCCCTCGGGGCTGCTCGCGGCGATGGTGGGGCAGTGGACGGACGAGTACGCGCGGGAGGGGTTCGCGGGCGGGTGCCCGGTCGCGGCGGCGACCGTGGGGTGCGCGGAGTCGGTGGAGTCCACACGGGAGGCGGCGGCGGAGGCGTTCGGCCGGTGGACGGGGGCGGTGCGGGAGGCACTGGTCGGGATGGGGGTGCCGGCGGGGCGGGCCGGGGGGCTCGCGGTGGTCGTGGTGAGTGCGGTGGAGGGGGCGGTGGTGGTGGCCCGGGCCGAGCGGGATGTACGGGCGTTGGAGGCGGTGGTGGGGGAGTTGGGGCCGGTGCTGGATGCGGCGCGGGGTGGGGGTGGGGGTGGGTGA
- a CDS encoding membrane-associated oxidoreductase: protein MEIDELTAAERRVWEAFPDGTEVDFRRTPDENPADGTGGADWGPERTVRARVLRSLLLDGPTRAGEIPVLKVVGARITGTLDLKYATIDHAVELKHCHFTDGPALYDFRVRQLNLRGSVLPGLHAARLQVDGVLRLTDCRITYQVRLGGARIAGALFLDGAHLTSSDTSEPVLQLNQVTIGDALWAPGLRVEGETRLESATVTGSVMLRDARFENPGATALQARTLTLDADLQAGCLVARGMLDLRGARIPGQLNLSYARLSHPEGMALRVSSAVLGELWLREPEGIEGALNLRRARVDALHAAPEVWPGELNLDGLTYTALTPHAPAARRLAVLERDSDGYVPYAYEQLAAAYRRVGDERAARTVQLAKLRRHRGTLPWYRRLWGQVQDATVGYGFRPLRAAGWLLSLLAVGAVVFGLHPPAALKPDEAPPFNPVFYTLDLMLPVISFGQEAAFAPAGPYQALSYGLTLTGWILATTVLTGVTRAVSRQ from the coding sequence ATGGAGATCGACGAGCTGACGGCGGCCGAACGCCGCGTGTGGGAGGCGTTCCCGGACGGCACGGAGGTGGACTTCCGGCGAACACCGGACGAGAACCCCGCCGACGGCACCGGCGGCGCCGACTGGGGCCCCGAACGCACCGTACGCGCGAGGGTGTTGCGGTCCCTGCTCCTGGACGGTCCCACCCGCGCCGGCGAGATACCGGTACTCAAGGTCGTGGGCGCCCGCATCACCGGCACGCTCGACCTCAAGTACGCGACGATCGACCACGCCGTGGAGCTGAAGCACTGTCACTTCACGGACGGGCCCGCGCTGTACGACTTCCGGGTGCGCCAGCTCAACCTGCGCGGCTCCGTGCTGCCCGGACTGCACGCCGCGCGCCTCCAGGTGGACGGCGTCCTGCGGCTGACCGACTGCCGCATCACCTATCAGGTGCGGCTCGGCGGCGCACGGATCGCCGGGGCCCTGTTCCTGGACGGCGCGCACCTCACCTCCTCGGACACCTCCGAGCCGGTGCTCCAGCTCAACCAGGTCACGATCGGCGACGCGCTGTGGGCACCGGGACTGCGGGTCGAGGGCGAGACCCGGCTGGAGAGCGCCACCGTCACCGGCTCGGTGATGCTGCGCGACGCCCGCTTCGAGAACCCCGGCGCCACCGCGCTCCAGGCCCGCACCCTCACCCTGGACGCCGACCTCCAGGCGGGCTGCCTCGTCGCGCGCGGCATGCTCGATCTGCGCGGCGCGCGGATCCCCGGGCAGTTGAACCTGTCGTACGCACGGCTGTCCCACCCCGAGGGCATGGCGCTGCGGGTGAGCAGCGCGGTGCTCGGCGAACTGTGGCTGCGCGAGCCCGAGGGGATCGAGGGCGCCCTGAACCTCCGCCGCGCCCGCGTCGACGCGCTGCACGCGGCGCCGGAGGTGTGGCCCGGGGAGCTGAATCTGGACGGCCTCACCTACACCGCGCTGACCCCGCACGCCCCGGCCGCCCGGCGCCTGGCCGTCCTCGAGCGCGACTCGGACGGCTATGTGCCCTACGCCTACGAGCAGTTGGCGGCGGCCTACCGGCGCGTCGGCGACGAGCGCGCCGCCCGCACGGTGCAGCTCGCCAAGCTGCGCCGGCACCGGGGGACGCTGCCGTGGTACCGGCGGCTGTGGGGGCAGGTGCAGGACGCGACGGTGGGGTACGGGTTCCGGCCGCTGCGGGCGGCCGGGTGGCTGCTGTCGCTGCTGGCGGTGGGGGCGGTGGTGTTCGGTCTGCACCCGCCCGCCGCGCTGAAGCCGGACGAGGCCCCGCCGTTCAACCCGGTCTTCTACACGCTGGACCTGATGCTGCCGGTCATCTCCTTCGGCCAGGAGGCCGCGTTCGCCCCGGCGGGCCCGTACCAGGCCCTGTCCTACGGCCTGACCCTGACGGGCTGGATCCTGGCGACGACGGTCCTGACGGGCGTCACCCGGGCAGTGAGCAGGCAGTAG
- the gnd gene encoding phosphogluconate dehydrogenase (NAD(+)-dependent, decarboxylating), giving the protein MQLGLIGLGKMGGNMRERLRRAGHTVVGYDRNPDVSDVKDLAELVGKLEAPRTVWVMVPAGHATQSVVDELKDLLSAGDTVVDGGNSRWSDDEKHAAELGVREIGFVDAGVSGGVWGLENGYALMVGGSKEHVDRLRPIFDALKPEGPYGYVHAGKVGAGHFSKMVHNGIEYAMMQAYAEGWELLEKVKSVDNVREVFRSWQEGTVIRSWLLDLAVNALDDDAHLDGLRGYAEDSGEGRWTVEAAIDNAVPLPAITASLFARFASRQDDSPQMKMIAALRNQFGGHAVESAKK; this is encoded by the coding sequence ATGCAGCTCGGCCTGATCGGTCTCGGCAAGATGGGCGGCAACATGCGGGAGCGGCTGCGCCGCGCCGGCCACACCGTCGTCGGCTACGACCGCAACCCCGACGTCTCCGACGTCAAGGACCTCGCGGAACTCGTCGGCAAGCTCGAAGCCCCGCGCACCGTCTGGGTGATGGTCCCGGCCGGCCACGCCACCCAGTCCGTCGTCGACGAGCTGAAGGACCTGCTCTCTGCCGGTGACACGGTGGTCGACGGCGGCAACTCCCGCTGGAGTGACGACGAGAAGCACGCCGCGGAACTCGGGGTCAGGGAGATCGGTTTCGTCGACGCCGGTGTCTCCGGCGGCGTCTGGGGCCTGGAGAACGGCTACGCGCTCATGGTCGGCGGCAGCAAGGAGCACGTGGACCGGCTCCGGCCGATCTTCGACGCGCTCAAGCCGGAGGGTCCGTACGGCTACGTCCACGCGGGCAAGGTGGGCGCCGGGCACTTCTCCAAGATGGTCCACAACGGCATCGAGTACGCCATGATGCAGGCGTACGCCGAGGGCTGGGAGCTGCTGGAGAAGGTCAAGTCGGTGGACAACGTCCGCGAGGTGTTCCGCTCCTGGCAGGAAGGCACGGTCATCCGTTCCTGGCTGCTCGACCTCGCGGTCAACGCCCTGGACGACGACGCCCACCTGGACGGGCTGCGCGGCTACGCCGAGGACTCCGGCGAGGGCCGCTGGACGGTGGAGGCCGCCATCGACAACGCGGTGCCGCTGCCGGCCATCACGGCCTCCCTGTTCGCCCGGTTCGCCTCGCGCCAGGACGACTCGCCGCAGATGAAGATGATCGCCGCCCTGCGTAACCAGTTCGGCGGCCACGCGGTGGAGTCCGCGAAGAAGTAG